From Paenibacillus sp. PK3_47, the proteins below share one genomic window:
- a CDS encoding methyl-accepting chemotaxis protein — protein sequence MLAFVTLVTFIQFRTVDSNYSEVIEDRLQRISLINDMIDSARDEQLAVRAYLVSGEDRHLDKFNQERELFDKSAKEFLNLGLLPDARALAEELISAEVDYNSTAQKMINYKGQGNAQGYVYVMQSEEIPLTERIAQLGEDSVVLQEQNMIDTSGNLSQQTNRTTNFILLISISAIIFGLVVAVVISLIISNPVKAVAKAAKEIAAGNLAVEDIHVKNKDEIGELAASFNQMAGNLRDLISQASLTAEHVASSAEELMAGAVETNTVTEQVVASIQEVATGTEVQGKNTAESANAVREMATGVQRVADTTSRIADSASDTAKQAMEGSQYLAKVTGQMDSIYNSNNQTHAVIKELNAHSQQIGDIISVITGIAQQTNLLALNAAIESARAGEHGRGFAVVADEVRKLAEQSRVSAEQISELITHIQNATSQVVGMMDAGTREVSEGMQLVKETARTFDTIIGSIEQVSSEIQDVSAIGEQMSAGVEQVSASIDEVESISRISAANINEIASASEEQLASMQEVNAAASSLASAAEDLRAMIGKFKI from the coding sequence TTGCTTGCATTTGTTACCTTGGTTACATTTATTCAATTCCGGACGGTAGACAGCAATTATTCCGAGGTAATTGAAGACCGGCTTCAAAGAATTTCCCTTATTAATGATATGATTGACTCTGCAAGGGACGAGCAGCTGGCTGTCCGTGCTTATCTGGTTTCCGGAGAAGACAGGCACCTGGACAAATTCAATCAGGAAAGGGAATTGTTTGATAAGAGTGCTAAAGAATTTTTAAATCTGGGCCTGCTGCCTGACGCAAGAGCTTTGGCTGAGGAACTCATATCAGCTGAAGTAGATTACAACTCTACAGCCCAGAAGATGATCAATTATAAAGGTCAGGGGAATGCACAAGGGTATGTGTACGTTATGCAAAGTGAAGAAATCCCCCTTACGGAGAGAATCGCACAGCTGGGGGAGGATTCGGTAGTTCTTCAGGAGCAGAATATGATTGACACCAGTGGTAACCTGTCACAGCAAACCAACAGAACTACCAATTTCATTCTTCTGATTAGTATATCGGCTATAATTTTTGGCCTTGTCGTCGCGGTTGTGATCAGCTTAATCATCTCCAATCCGGTTAAAGCTGTTGCCAAGGCTGCAAAGGAAATTGCCGCAGGGAACCTTGCCGTAGAAGATATTCATGTGAAAAATAAGGATGAAATCGGTGAACTGGCAGCATCCTTCAACCAGATGGCCGGTAACCTGAGAGATTTAATCAGTCAAGCCAGCTTAACGGCAGAACATGTAGCTTCTTCTGCTGAGGAGCTGATGGCAGGTGCTGTTGAGACCAACACGGTTACAGAACAGGTGGTAGCCTCCATTCAGGAGGTTGCAACAGGAACTGAAGTTCAGGGGAAAAATACTGCCGAGAGCGCAAACGCTGTCCGGGAGATGGCGACCGGTGTGCAGAGAGTTGCGGACACGACATCGCGGATTGCAGATTCTGCATCGGATACGGCAAAACAGGCTATGGAAGGAAGCCAGTATCTTGCCAAAGTTACCGGCCAGATGGATTCTATCTATAACTCGAATAACCAGACTCATGCTGTAATTAAGGAACTGAATGCACACTCCCAGCAAATTGGTGACATTATCAGCGTCATTACAGGGATTGCGCAGCAGACAAATCTGCTGGCACTGAATGCAGCGATTGAATCCGCGCGTGCCGGTGAGCATGGCCGGGGCTTTGCCGTTGTCGCCGACGAGGTAAGGAAGCTGGCTGAGCAATCGAGAGTGTCGGCAGAGCAAATCTCGGAGCTGATTACACATATCCAGAACGCAACCAGCCAAGTGGTTGGAATGATGGATGCGGGTACCCGGGAAGTATCGGAAGGCATGCAGCTCGTTAAGGAAACTGCCCGGACGTTTGATACCATTATCGGATCCATTGAACAGGTAAGCTCAGAAATCCAGGACGTATCCGCCATCGGCGAGCAAATGTCAGCCGGGGTAGAGCAGGTAAGTGCATCGATCGATGAGGTCGAGAGCATTTCCCGGATTTCTGCCGCTAACATCAACGAAATTGCTTCCGCTTCGGAAGAGCAACTGGCTTCCATGCAGGAAGTGAACGCAGCCGCTTCTTCACTCGCCAGCGCAGCAGAGGATCTGAGAGCTATGATCGGGAAGTTTAAAATATAA
- a CDS encoding iron ABC transporter permease, producing the protein MNQQATAGNPLLQGTEPVKLRSRPWAATLILVGGLIALALGIAVSVSFGAAEIKLSVVWTAVFHFNPDITDHQIIRELRMPRVLGAALVGASFAVAGAIMQGMTRNPLADSGLMGINAGAGFALALCFAFFPNLPFMYLILYSFLGAGAGAGIVYGVGSIAKGGLTPARLVLSGAALSALLSALSEGVALYFQIGQDLAFWYAGGVAGTKWFQLKLMAPWVGAAILGAVVLSRSITMLSLGDDIAKGLGQRTNLVKLAGTLIVLVLAGSSVAVVGAVGFIGLIIPHLTRYLVGVDYRWIIPCSAVLGSLLAILADLTSRMINPPQEVPLGAIIALIGVPFFLYLARKERREL; encoded by the coding sequence ATGAATCAACAGGCGACGGCCGGCAATCCGCTTCTCCAAGGGACGGAACCTGTGAAGCTTCGCTCGCGTCCCTGGGCGGCAACGCTGATATTGGTCGGCGGTCTGATTGCTCTGGCGCTCGGTATCGCAGTTTCGGTCTCATTCGGGGCAGCAGAGATTAAGCTGTCTGTAGTGTGGACCGCAGTATTTCACTTCAACCCCGACATTACGGATCACCAGATTATCCGTGAGCTGCGGATGCCCCGGGTACTCGGTGCTGCACTGGTTGGTGCAAGCTTTGCGGTGGCGGGAGCCATTATGCAGGGCATGACCCGGAATCCGCTGGCGGATTCAGGCCTCATGGGCATCAATGCGGGAGCAGGCTTTGCGCTGGCGCTCTGCTTTGCTTTTTTTCCAAACCTGCCTTTCATGTATCTGATTCTATATTCCTTTCTGGGAGCGGGGGCCGGTGCGGGTATTGTCTACGGTGTCGGCTCAATTGCCAAGGGAGGGCTTACACCGGCCCGGCTGGTACTGTCCGGAGCTGCGCTCAGCGCACTGCTCTCTGCACTCAGCGAAGGTGTCGCTCTGTATTTTCAGATCGGACAGGACCTGGCCTTCTGGTATGCCGGCGGGGTAGCCGGAACGAAATGGTTCCAGCTTAAATTGATGGCTCCCTGGGTGGGCGCTGCCATACTCGGTGCGGTCGTTCTATCGCGTTCCATTACGATGCTCAGTCTGGGTGACGATATCGCCAAAGGCCTAGGGCAGCGGACCAACCTTGTGAAGCTGGCAGGTACACTAATCGTCCTGGTTCTGGCGGGCTCATCTGTAGCTGTTGTCGGAGCGGTCGGCTTTATCGGGCTCATCATTCCCCATCTGACCAGATACCTGGTAGGGGTGGATTACAGATGGATCATTCCCTGCTCGGCGGTACTCGGCAGTCTGCTTGCCATTCTCGCTGATCTGACGTCCAGAATGATTAATCCGCCGCAGGAAGTCCCGCTGGGGGCAATCATCGCGCTGATCGGTGTGCCGTTCTTTCTGTACCTGGCACGGAAAGAAAGAAGGGAACTTTAG
- a CDS encoding sigma-70 family RNA polymerase sigma factor: MDIRIIEVAGQGNSEAFGEIMRHYRGMAFAVAYDKLNNIQLAEDAVQEAFIEAYMNLAKLREAAAFPGWFKTIVVRQCQRVLRRKRHALLSLNEAVTLPHSAMSMEEMAERREGAQHLRELVEGLPVKLRVPVQLFYFYGYSLQEISGALGTPVTVLKKRLFDARRKLKGALPVIDVAAMFNLLYEGGNKMLHIVNGDVVGDKLRQGVVQGDVLVWREIYPAGPVFVNLSSERERGIRAGALEQTLGIPAKEYTAGCEQQEEKLQGFGRYDEVVLWFEHDLFDQSMLAYLLHWFNSQKPGSTRLSLLCIGEFPGIELFHGLGQLTAEQLQTLSGTWRSIGKKELELGSILWQAYAASSPLQLAECLEEHRTELAASALPFAYDAFRAHLSRLPSVYNGLGIVEQTTMEALRQGVNTPIELFRVVTDRLHVLGMGDLEYFTYLYALVQGSQPLVTIDGAAELTDFRKTTDFLHRRMSLTTLGEQVLAGAADRITEQGIDQWFGGLHLQGHHVPWRWDQTAGRPVQARTSTNPGSDA; the protein is encoded by the coding sequence ATGGATATTCGGATCATTGAAGTTGCAGGACAGGGGAACTCAGAAGCGTTCGGGGAAATCATGCGGCACTACCGCGGAATGGCATTTGCTGTGGCGTATGACAAGCTGAATAATATCCAATTGGCAGAGGATGCGGTTCAGGAGGCTTTTATTGAGGCTTATATGAATCTGGCCAAGCTTAGGGAGGCGGCAGCATTCCCGGGTTGGTTCAAAACAATTGTGGTCAGACAGTGCCAGCGTGTGCTCCGGCGCAAACGTCATGCGCTGCTGTCCTTAAATGAAGCTGTTACCCTTCCCCATAGCGCTATGAGCATGGAAGAAATGGCCGAGCGCAGGGAGGGGGCGCAGCATTTGCGGGAATTAGTAGAGGGTCTGCCTGTCAAGCTGAGGGTGCCGGTACAGCTGTTTTATTTCTACGGTTACTCGCTTCAGGAGATATCCGGTGCGCTCGGTACCCCGGTCACGGTGCTCAAAAAGAGGCTGTTCGACGCCCGGCGCAAGCTGAAAGGCGCTCTTCCCGTCATTGACGTGGCCGCCATGTTCAACCTTTTATATGAAGGAGGAAACAAAATGCTGCATATTGTAAACGGTGATGTGGTAGGAGATAAGCTGAGGCAGGGTGTTGTGCAGGGAGATGTACTGGTGTGGAGGGAGATCTATCCGGCAGGGCCGGTATTTGTGAATCTATCAAGCGAGAGAGAACGGGGAATTCGTGCAGGAGCTCTTGAACAGACCCTGGGCATTCCGGCAAAAGAATACACAGCGGGCTGTGAACAGCAGGAAGAGAAGCTGCAGGGTTTCGGCCGTTATGACGAGGTCGTGCTGTGGTTTGAGCATGATTTGTTCGACCAGAGTATGCTGGCTTACCTGCTGCATTGGTTCAATAGTCAAAAGCCCGGAAGTACCAGGCTCAGTCTGCTGTGTATCGGTGAATTTCCGGGGATTGAGCTGTTCCACGGTCTGGGCCAGCTTACAGCCGAGCAGCTTCAAACACTGTCCGGGACATGGCGCAGTATTGGAAAGAAAGAACTGGAGCTGGGCAGTATTCTGTGGCAGGCGTATGCCGCCTCAAGTCCCTTGCAGCTGGCTGAATGTCTGGAAGAACACAGGACTGAACTGGCCGCTTCTGCGCTGCCTTTTGCCTATGATGCTTTTAGGGCTCACCTGTCACGTCTGCCTTCGGTTTACAATGGGCTGGGAATCGTGGAGCAAACTACAATGGAGGCTCTCCGGCAGGGAGTAAATACACCGATAGAGCTGTTCCGCGTGGTAACGGATAGGCTGCATGTGCTGGGGATGGGCGATCTTGAGTATTTCACGTATCTGTATGCTTTGGTTCAGGGCAGCCAGCCACTGGTGACCATCGACGGAGCAGCAGAGCTAACGGATTTCCGGAAAACAACTGATTTCCTCCACCGCCGCATGTCACTCACCACACTAGGGGAGCAGGTGCTTGCAGGAGCCGCAGACCGGATCACAGAACAGGGCATCGATCAGTGGTTTGGCGGGCTGCATCTGCAGGGTCACCACGTTCCATGGCGGTGGGACCAGACAGCGGGGAGGCCGGTTCAGGCTAGAACATCTACCAACCCAGGTTCTGATGCTTAA
- a CDS encoding aldo/keto reductase, which produces MKTRVYGSTGKSASEIGFGAWQLGNRQDWEAMEDNAAIRLVHEALEQGVNFYDTAPNYGRGKSEELLGKALYGKRERTVINTKFGHPAEGGSDYGAAQIRKSLDSSLQRLQTDYVDSVLLHNPPFEVLDGKYGHYEVLESLKSEGKILSYGVSVDTAAEMLEVIRHTNIGVIEVMFNIFYQETAEAFNIAKEKDIALIIKVPLDSGWLSGKYSSESTFSGVRSRWSPEVIRKRAELLEQIKFITDENTTMTMAALRFILAYPEVTTVIPGVRNSTQLHENISASHSEMPQEHVQRLQELWEKKIKHQNLGW; this is translated from the coding sequence ATGAAGACCAGAGTTTACGGCAGTACCGGCAAATCTGCATCGGAGATCGGTTTCGGCGCATGGCAGCTTGGCAATAGGCAGGACTGGGAAGCGATGGAGGACAATGCGGCCATCCGCCTCGTGCATGAGGCTTTGGAGCAGGGAGTCAATTTTTATGATACCGCTCCCAACTATGGACGCGGCAAAAGTGAGGAGCTGCTCGGAAAGGCTTTGTACGGCAAACGTGAAAGAACGGTGATCAATACGAAGTTCGGACACCCGGCTGAAGGCGGGAGCGACTACGGTGCGGCGCAGATCCGTAAATCGCTGGACAGCAGTCTGCAGCGGCTGCAGACGGACTACGTAGATTCCGTGCTCCTCCATAACCCCCCGTTCGAGGTGCTGGATGGCAAGTACGGCCACTATGAGGTGCTGGAAAGCCTTAAGTCTGAGGGCAAAATCCTCTCCTACGGCGTTTCGGTCGATACTGCTGCCGAGATGCTGGAGGTGATCCGCCATACGAACATAGGTGTTATAGAGGTGATGTTCAACATTTTCTACCAGGAGACTGCGGAGGCGTTCAACATCGCCAAGGAGAAGGATATTGCCCTCATCATTAAGGTACCGCTCGACTCCGGCTGGCTCTCCGGCAAATACAGCAGTGAAAGTACCTTTTCAGGTGTCAGAAGCCGCTGGTCGCCGGAAGTGATCCGTAAACGTGCTGAACTGCTTGAGCAGATTAAATTTATAACGGACGAAAACACTACCATGACCATGGCTGCGCTAAGATTTATCCTCGCGTATCCCGAAGTCACTACTGTAATTCCCGGTGTGCGAAACAGTACCCAGCTTCATGAAAATATATCCGCCTCACACAGCGAAATGCCGCAGGAGCATGTGCAAAGACTTCAGGAGCTGTGGGAGAAAAAGATTAAGCATCAGAACCTGGGTTGGTAG
- a CDS encoding GNAT family N-acetyltransferase gives MLPVLETDRLLLRAFELTDASSVQELAGDVEVARTTLSIPHPYSLEDAESWISFITGSSNEGQGYPFALVSKDSNLLIGCMSINVARPHQRGELAYWIGQPYWGKDYATEAARRLVRYGFEELDLNKIWAAAMSKNMASWSVMKKAGMYFEGEQKQHILKWDQFEDVVYYGMTKTHYTGGN, from the coding sequence ATGCTGCCTGTTTTGGAGACGGACAGACTGCTGCTTAGGGCCTTTGAACTCACGGATGCAAGCAGCGTACAAGAACTTGCCGGAGATGTGGAAGTTGCAAGAACCACACTTTCGATCCCCCACCCTTACAGTCTTGAAGATGCTGAATCATGGATCAGTTTCATTACCGGCAGCAGCAATGAGGGGCAGGGTTATCCTTTTGCACTGGTAAGCAAGGACAGCAATCTGCTGATCGGATGCATGAGCATCAATGTGGCCCGCCCCCATCAAAGAGGCGAGCTCGCCTACTGGATCGGTCAACCTTACTGGGGAAAGGACTATGCCACCGAAGCAGCCAGGCGGCTTGTCCGGTACGGATTCGAAGAACTGGATCTGAATAAAATCTGGGCCGCCGCAATGAGCAAAAACATGGCCTCCTGGAGCGTCATGAAAAAAGCCGGGATGTACTTTGAAGGGGAGCAGAAGCAGCATATTTTGAAATGGGACCAATTCGAGGATGTCGTCTATTATGGAATGACCAAAACGCATTACACGGGAGGGAACTAA
- a CDS encoding CPCC family cysteine-rich protein, translating to MKREEAIDILINDTLEKMSGENRTEICMDWWGFTEESSEFKNFPEILKEEILQFDEPQHECTSHLYDPLIMAALKNQYIGVRNEYLAKLIHLVLNSVHVVEGVEEELFPCPCCGYKSLQSTGEYDICQVCFWEDDGIRTQEKYSSPNHMTLKQGQDHFAVLGMMDKQFSFVVDPEGVHKYLKE from the coding sequence ATGAAAAGGGAAGAAGCTATAGATATTTTAATTAACGATACGCTGGAAAAAATGTCAGGAGAAAATAGAACGGAAATTTGTATGGATTGGTGGGGATTTACTGAGGAATCCTCTGAGTTTAAGAATTTTCCTGAGATACTTAAGGAAGAGATTTTGCAGTTTGATGAGCCGCAGCATGAGTGTACTAGCCATCTTTATGATCCTTTAATAATGGCTGCATTAAAGAATCAGTACATCGGAGTGAGAAATGAATATTTAGCAAAGCTTATCCATTTAGTTTTAAACTCTGTACATGTAGTTGAGGGTGTGGAAGAAGAACTGTTTCCCTGTCCGTGCTGTGGTTACAAGTCGTTACAGTCAACAGGAGAATATGATATTTGCCAAGTCTGCTTTTGGGAGGATGACGGGATTAGAACCCAAGAAAAGTATAGTTCACCTAACCATATGACACTAAAACAGGGACAGGACCATTTTGCCGTATTGGGTATGATGGATAAACAATTCTCATTCGTGGTTGACCCTGAGGGCGTACATAAATATCTTAAGGAATAA
- a CDS encoding DUF4279 domain-containing protein: MNGNFTLSIYDDTLDFAEISRLLHTSPSSVTRKGEVLAKRTNLTAPSDSWHLQTSFGEDDESHESHDPEASLLLLLHKLRTCSEQIEYLQRKYKTVRLNAYLRSDFAQMGLDLSVETVQMISRLGLGLGIHILSYGGVESS, encoded by the coding sequence ATGAATGGCAACTTTACTTTAAGTATTTATGATGACACTTTGGATTTCGCTGAGATCAGTCGGTTGCTGCACACCTCTCCAAGTTCAGTCACCCGGAAGGGAGAAGTTTTAGCTAAAAGAACAAACTTGACCGCACCGTCTGATAGCTGGCATCTGCAAACTAGCTTTGGTGAAGATGATGAGAGTCATGAGAGTCATGATCCGGAAGCATCTTTACTGCTGTTACTGCACAAGCTGAGAACTTGTTCTGAGCAAATTGAATATCTGCAGCGGAAGTATAAAACAGTCAGACTAAATGCTTACCTGCGGTCAGATTTTGCCCAGATGGGCCTTGATCTTTCAGTGGAAACTGTACAAATGATATCCCGTTTAGGATTAGGATTGGGCATACATATACTTTCGTATGGAGGAGTAGAGAGTAGTTGA